The Eriocheir sinensis breed Jianghai 21 chromosome 28, ASM2467909v1, whole genome shotgun sequence region ACATTATACATACAAGACCATAACCAAGACGTCTGAAACTTAAACTAACCCAACAAACACCGCCTACCCTGCATTTGGAGAGGATGAAGGCTGCTAATGTGACCAGCCTCAGTTTGGCAGGCACAATGAGGTAGTGATGGGACAGGTTGGCAGGTGTGGCCAGCGCTTCAGAGGTCAGCAGCTGCGCCCCCTCACCAgtgccgtcaccaccaccaccttcgccaACACTGCAGCTCACGTCCACCACCTTGGGATCATGTAGACTCATacctgtaaggaatggaaggggatgtGTCATGGCTGCTGTTTCTGATGCTTATACtgatgttattgttgatgttggttctactcctactactcctGCTAATGCTACAGTCATCACCAGAGTATAACTGTGGTAGTATTTACAACAGGCACTTCACaacctcctaccaccaccattatcattactactactgcaaccacTACCACAGCTACCACTCTCACATACTATCATTACCTACCAGACAGCTTCTCAGTACTAGCAGAGAGCATAATGGCCTGTCAATTCCAAGTGCTACCATAACCACCAGCATTACCAGCATCACTAACACTTACCAGCCAACTTCTCCACCCCAGCAGAGAGGGTGGCAGACAGCATGAtggtctgtctcttcctctctatgcCTGGCTGATGCTCCTGAAGTGTCTCGATGATgctgggagaaggaagggatgagaaaagggAGTTAATGTTGTACTGGAACTGTTATTAATCTTTTTGGTGTtgttgtattatcattattagtgttGGGATTTGAGTATCATTCTCAGCCTCCCTcacaatcattattattactgtcattttcctctttctcttcctgctgttattcctcctcctcctccttttctttctgttgctCTTCCTCcgccctccttctttttctctttatccttttcctcctcctcatcatcattatcaggtTCATTCCATCCTCATTCTTATCCTTGCAGTTGTTATCATCATcctgaacattttttttcttttttttccgaatatgtgtgtctgtgtgtgtgtacatgcatgtgtgtgtacTCTAAGCATGTACAGACCGGCAGCTACCTTGTAATGCTCCTTTCATAACCCATGTCAAGGAGTCTGTCAGCCTCATCAATGACCAGGAACTTGACCGCTGCCAGGGTGAGGCTcttggtggtgtggaggtggtcgATGAGGCGCCCTGGCGTGCCCACCAGGATGTTGATGCCCCTCCGCAGACGTGCCTTCtccgccttcttcttctcccccccgATGAGGTACCCCGGCACCACCCACACACAGGACTGAGGGGGAGAGCGGAGGAGAggatgagtgaaggaaagaatgaaagagaatgatggAGTCTTTTGTTTTTGACTGAGGccaggagatgagagggagaggatgagtgaaggaagaaaggaaagagaataaaggagagtcTTTTGTTCTTGAATGAGAGGGGGAGAATGAAaagatgagcaaaaaaaaaagaataaaagaaggagaatgaaggtaaATCTTTTGTTCTtgattgagaggaagaagaggagaggagagagtgaatgagtgaaaaaatggaggaaaatgagggaaaatctTTTGTTcattgagaggaagaagaggagaggagtgaatgagtgaaggaaagaaagaaggaaaacaaaggaaaatcttTTGTTCCTACCCAGTCAAATAGATATACAGGGACCACTGAGAGAAGGAGAGTGtaagaggagaaggttgagggGATTAGTgactgaggaaaatgaggagtgaTGGGAaatctttttgttcttctcctgCCAGAGAGAAACATAAGCACCACTTCCACACAACTAactaaggagggagaggagggtgagagtaAGACTGAGTGAGGGAGGTGTGAAGTGTGAAGGAATAGCTGCAAAAGAGAGTAGAGCCATAGCACAAAAATAAGTAGCACCACTAAAGTTACCTTGTGTAGCTTCTCAAACCACTGGTAGCTCTGCAGTGCCAGCTCCCTCGTAGGCACCACCACCAGTGCCAATACTCCATCGCTACGCTGCACCTTTGGCACTTGCTGttgggaggcaggaggaggaagagggaggaggaggaggaggacgaagaggctTAGTGTTACAGGCAAAACTTTTATCACTGAGGATTTTCACTGGTCTGATAAACAACCAATTTCCTTGAAATTTCTTCTACTTATGAATGATTTcctatgtaaaataaataaagacaatgcTATACAAAAATACCATCCAATAGATTTATCCTCAAAGGTCATCTCATCTCAACTCACCTTCATGAGGGAGTGAATGATGGGTAGGGCATACGTCAGTGTCTTGCCCGAGCCAGTCTGTGACTTGACGAGAGCATCCCTGCCTGCGAGGATGGACGGAATGGCCTGCTGCTGCACTGTTGTCATTGAGGTGAGCCCAATCTTCTCCAAGTTAGACACCTGTGGAGAGTTTGAGCCTGAGAAGGTATGCATAGGAAGTTTTTTTGTTGTTACATTAGTGGTAGTAAGATTAGGTGTTAAGGCCTATCTCAGCTTTTCTACGAGTATATGTTTAAGATGGGATATGAAGAGCATCAtagaaatcaatcaatcagtcaataagGGTACAAAAGGTAGAtacatagctatatatatatatatatatatatatatatatatatatatatatatatatatatatatatatatatatatatatatatatatgagagtaGTGAGGTTTAGAAATACATAGGTAGCAGTGAGGCTTTAAAACATGGGAGGTGGTAGTATTCTGAATAGCACTGATAATTGGGTTCTGAAACGCAAAGGTAATGGAAGTGGTAATgttttcatgtacacatgtatcaGCAGGGTTctgaaatacataaataacaagGTCCTGAAATGTGTAAGCAGTGAGGTTCCATGTTCAAACACATGGGTAAGGAGGATCAGTATTAAAACCTAAATATACTGAGTTTCCCAAAGCATATCATGTGGAGAGATCAGTTATAAGCAATACTaattccagatttttttttttttttttaaatggacaCCTGGAAAAAATAAACACTAGTGAAGAATGGTTAAACAAAATCAGAGGCTACCATAACAATTTGaaacattgaagaaaaaaaaaaatccgatgaGTGGAGAGACAAGTAAAAAATTCCAGTCTCAAAACACTAGAATGTACGTATAACACTCACAATGATGTGCAAGACATTGTATAACAATAAGTTGTACAACACTCACAGTCAAGCAACGTAAATCATAAAACACTCAATCACTATATAACACTCATAATCAGGGAAGTCAGGGATAATGAACTGTCAAAACTTACAATGTGTGGGGCAAGGTCCTGCGAGGAGAAAGCCTCCTCTGAGAACACCTTTTCTGAGAGCCTTGTCACATTGGACTTGGGGATGTAGGGGATGGCCGGGTTACCCATAAAGAGAGATGTGAcgatctccctcttctcctcattAGTGGGTGCATCCTCCTTGTTGAGGGGGGGCTCaggggctggggctggggctggggctggggctggctcctttccttcactcttcttctcaGGGGGAGTCTTGGGTGTGGAGGGTTTGAGGAGTCTTGGGGCTGCTTTGTGGGTGACCTTGGGACGCTTTATGGTCACTATGGGAGCAtcgtccctctccctcttgcGTTGAGTCGTGAAGAAACTCTGAAAATGCCAAAGGAAATCAAGACCAATAATACTCTGATCGACATAAAAAGTTTTTATAACATCCCCATACAACTGTTGTGGCTATATTTTCCAGGTACACTCTTCATGATAGATACACCCTCGAAACTTTACCACCAACTGAACTTTGCCTTAAATATGCAGAGCATCATAGACTACTGCTTTTAAACAGATATGTCATAGGTGGATTAACACCAAATAGAAGGACTAAGGCCATTTAAAAATATTAGCATTACCAAATCCTTGTATGACATGATACTCCAAATGTCCAAAAAGCTCCATAATAAGACATACCTAACTTCTCACCTTCTGCTACGTTACAGTCATTCCCCATACAGCTAATGTCTACAACCCTATGCTTTTATGTTGGTAGATCTTAACTATTTTGCCTAAACACTTACCTAAAGAATGGTTTCTGTACTGCACAGGATATTTATGTCACATTACATATATGAATATTTTAGCTGACCCCTATTTACACATTCTTTCAAAAATCCCCCATTACCGTATATCTTTACTTACTCTTTTCTGGCTATCAATAGGTGATTTTATGAAGTTTGCCAGAACAGAGGGTAATAATTATGCATTTTGTTGACTCTAGAAACAGTTAAGGTGCAAAAGTCATATCCAGACCcagttacaaaatatatattagccaaaaagagtaaataaaggagTGAATGTAGTAATGAGTAACTAGAGTTATAAACCCGTAATTATGAAAAAATAGCATGCATTAACAAAATGTCCTAAAAGTTTGTGTTTGCAGTCCCAAGCTCTATCAAGCACCAGAGTGAAACTAGTCCTTCATTAAAATATGACCATTGGGGGCAGGGTCATTTTAGGTCCCTGTTCAATAATAGCATAAgaaaatatttttttctagttttaatttgtgttttatatGAATCTGCACTATATTTTCCTTGACAACAACCCCAGGTGAAGACAAGCCCACCGCCACCACTCACCACTGCATAGCGCCACTACACGCCACAAGCAAGTAGCAAATGTAAACGGAACAAATTTAATCAACCTAAACCTCCTAATGAGGTTAGATATGACCACCCACCCTCAACCCCCCTCATTACAGGGGGCACTGAGAACACCAAATAAACTTCAACTAATCCCCCTCcctcaacccacccaccccgAGAGGTACCTGAGCTTCCTCAAAAACATGCCCACACCTGGATGCTTGCTCCTCTGGtcactcctcccctttctctactttttcactTCCCCGTTTAGTTCCGTTGCAGTTCAGAATGCGTTGCCTCAGTAATAGCACATCCGTGGATGCCCGCCCCCCTGGTGTTCCCTTCCCCTGTGACAGGTCAGCAGGGTGGGTGGTGCTGAGGGACAGGCGGCTCCTACCTGGTTACCGCCGGGCCGCGTCAGGTTCAGCACCAGGCCCGTCCCTCCTCCGCCACTCATGTCTCCTGCTGAGGGCGCTGCAGTGGTGATACGGTCAAAGGTTCGCCTCCTCAGTGTCCTGCCTGGCGGTGGTCCTGGCCGCGTGTGTACTGCTGCTCACCCTCCACCACAACCctgacagattatcgtactcagagcatcgtatttaccggtttctgacccataactattgccaagaaaaatCAATAATTAGTCATATTAACGATAACTATGCatgaagccagttattggggtggaggagacagtttttgggtcggaaatcggcaaacattagaggctgagtacgacaatctagcaacgttgcaGTCAACATGCTGTCACTTTTTTAATTCCGGATCACATTGATGATATATTATGTTTAATGCGTATAAGTATATGATACGAGTTATTCAGTTgccataaaaaattacattatattgACTTGAATTAGCTTTTTTTAATGAATATTCATCTTTTGGGGAAATCTGTGGTATAAATCTCTACtacaaaacctctctctctctctcttggaacggtggctcctcgggcgagcagctggggggtccttctgcggcggcgtggttgacccccCAACACTCGCCGAATATCCCGCCTTCTGTGCCGCTGGCGCAGGGACTCTGTAATTGCATTTGTAGGATATACTGTCTACCATTGTAATGTAACGTGCCAAGACTGGGCCGTCAAGGGCCGTGAAGTCTTTTTCAAAGATTTGTTTGCTTGTGAATAAaagtttcattcattcattctctctctctctctctctctctctctctctctctcaatttcagtctgaagaactacacaacactggtcattcgctgaatatttgatttcaggcttcttgtacctcacgcaatttattcatttcttttcagccatggtgcactccttggatttatgatcgccagcgcatttataacattttggggcttaTCCATTGCTCTTAGCAGTACAATTGGCCTCaaggccgtatctctgacaatgataacatatataattgcatggtatctgtctctcacagtGTACATATATTCCCCATTTTAATTTTAACTTgtgattcttgtaaatcagctctctcacagttgagcagcctcatcccttgtgttctcattgtcaaagtTCTTGATAaaattacctccatttgtgaatattgaatcagttatgtgaatgccattcaatggctgggagacttcatccttcatatatgttgccttcttttcctgggtagaagctttctcaactaggagattcttcttcactttcctgcctcttcgccacctcagcccaactggattcagcatgctcagcaagaagcgtgtcaacaactgatcccagctcctcatgCACTTGATTTAACCTCttctttaaccacagatatttctttagataattcttgcttgaattcatccaattttctacagtgctggtagccagagacgctttaaggaggcatggggtgcatatccaatttattttgggtatattatcctgcttgatcccagacaaattagcacacttcacatgacaccacctaggacacaaacagcatccaatccacttctcgcctgagaATTCCACACAAACATAGCACAAATCTCCCCTGTCCCTTAGCCCTGACAGTCATGTCGACATTCTGTGTGGAGCTAGACGCAACTCACATCCGCTCAggactacttttttttatatattaatgtGGGTGTGGCCCCCCTTTAAGTCCGTATTGTTCAGGGTCATGGTTactttagggggggggggggggtgcgctACACCACAGATGGGCAGCTGTCTTGACACGCTGGGTGCTCAGGACTGAGAGGTCCACTTCGGCCGTGAAGCCGTTCCACAATGATGCTGTGGCACAGGTGAAGGCCCGCTGACACCTCAGCGTGCGGGTCCTCGGGACTTCGAGGAGATCACCGGACGCTACTGCTCTCGTAGCTCTCTCTGACCTCCTCTACGGGACTCCTAAGACTGcgaggtgtggtgtgtgctgCACCTGGGCCTTGTGCGGCACTGTGTGGGCACCGACTCTCCTGCGGTGCTCCAGACTATCCATCTGGTGGCGGGGGGCGTCCTGTCTCGGGTGGTGacggtgctgttgttgttgttgctgttgccatTGCTGTTGTTGTCGGTGTCCCCTTTGTCgtccctgctgctggtggtggtcatTGACACCGTATACGAGGCGTTCGGCACGCCTCTACACCCTGTCCAACATGGAGAGGTGGCACTGGGCGCTACTCATCCATGTGAGGGGATTGTACTCCACGATgggcctcacctgggctttgtacagccttAGGAGTCCGTCAGTGTCGAGAAGGTGGCGGActcgacgcaggagtgtcactctCAGGAACGCCTTGCGCCCCACGTTCTCAAGGTGGTGGTCGTATACTGAGATTTAAGCCAGaaacactcactctctcactctctctctctgcttgatcACGTCCTTTCTTAAAGCTACGTCGCTTCATTTCCGTCCACTGAGAAAAATTACGCAAATGAATTAAGCGGTTTTCTTCAACACGTGATAAGTGCTTGGACATTCATTTCCCTTTGCCAGGAAAAATAATGCATCTGAAGCAACCGATTCACTTCAAAAAAAGTTAGACAGCCACTTCCTTCAACACTAAAGTCGAAGTGCAAAGTCTCtccacttaggtttaaggacaaaccacctagtctggaccataggttctgtgtggtctgaatatctatgcaaGTTCTCtcgtaattatcattattattatttttattaatctcACTACTACTACCTAGTCCTACATATACTGTAATTGTTCACTGCTGTATTTAACTATACAGCTATTCTAATATTATCTTGCACACCTACAGTATACCACCATCACATTCTGGCACCGCTCAACCTTTTCATATCCTTAAAATCAAAGCCAAGACCTGTGCCTCTTGTTCTTTAGGATGAAATAAGAATCCCATAAACCGAAGAAgtctttatttaactttttctcGATTCAGGTAACGGTGAAGAGTAATGCTGCAACAGTGTGTCACGCCTCGCGGGCTGAGTGGCTATATAGTGTTTGTTACCGGCGGCTGACGGCAAGCGGCAAATATATTGTGCAAGCGTGCATGATGGGGTGGAAATGCTGGTTATATTTCTCCTTGATAACAATGAATACTTGAAtcaggcagaggaagaagaaatggtacTGATCGAATAAGGTGAAGAGTAATTATTAGAatgaatagagaaggaggaggaggcgttgaagAAATTGTAGCTGCTAGGGCGAAAGAAAAGCAttagaatgaaaagaggagggaaagaaggaagaagagaagaaattatgagaataaaggaagagaaggaggagttgaagaatAAAGTTAGACAAATACTAATCCACCAGCGAGACTATATTGAAGAAGAACAGGGTTGGATTCGCCTAGCTGGGAGTGTCTGGGCGTGTCGCGATCCACTCCTTCACGCCTGGGAGGTTCTGGACTTTGTCGGTGTGTGCCTTGATCTTGGGGAACTTGGTGGCCAGGTCAGGCATGTGGCTAAACAGGCCCTCCATGGTGCGTGCGATGGCGAAGTCTGCCCACGAAATCTGTCAGAACGAGAAGAGATGGGACGGTATTATCAGAGGCTTCCACCCCTCTCATCAGCTaatcccaaaggccgaaaaggagattagtcgggttctcgtgagtttttataggttcatggtacagaagaagggtcaaactgccaccagggccataaacgtacccctggaaattcctataactcctaggaaagccttgtaaaatatgtgtgcttggccgtCAAAATGTTTAAGAGGAGTTTCGCCGGCCCGCGTAGCTATGGTATTTGcttctaactttaccttaccgtACCTCATATCCTTTATTGGTCTGTTCTTACATCTATAACTTCTGGGTTGTCATTCTGGTACTTCCGCTGTCCATCTCTTACTAACCATATAACCTGCCGAAGTCcacttgtttctttctcttcgcaTTACCCTAGCTCAAGTCGTTGCTTCTTATCTAATCTATCTTTGTGATTTGATACTGAGGCCATTATTAATTAAACTTTCCCTTTTCGTTTATCTTGCCTGTTGCCGAGATGCTTCTTCCCTTCCTGGACAGCTGCTTAAAATTTTATTAGCTTCATCCTTTTACTTCCATTCTCatgttctctctcccccttcattctTATCATTGTGTATATTTAAATTTCACACTATGAATTTCTACTCTCCTCTTActttctactctcctttcctccttcctcaagtttcaaccctccttcccttcgtttcaacCCTCCTTCCTGAAGTTTCCGATCCCCCGTTCATCGTGCGTAGCGTCTAACCTGGTCTCCGATGAACCACTCCTTATCACCCAGGCGTTTGTCAAGGCGTTCCAACAGCGGGAACAGCGTGTTGGGCATATACTCCTCCTTCaggatcttcttcttctcctcctcgctctTGTCCTCCGCGTTCCTGTCGAAATAAAAAGTAACATGGAGACGAGGGCTTGGCTACACTCCTGCTTTATATatatggataggggaaggaaaaacaagagcaGGAAGACTGAGATGAACTATGGACAGACCAGGGACGAGAGTGTATGGCAATGCTGCTCACCCTACCCTTTTACCTCTTCTCCACCCTCCTTTTTTATCCAGGgtataataggaagaggaagtgggtcagtggtgaaggtaaaggtgagggagaaggaaagaccgGAAAAGTGGACAGACCGGAAGAGTGGACAGACCGTAAAAGTGGacagttgtatggtgtaagtTTGCAAATTGTTCTGATGTAGTTATGGTTTATCTGGCACCTATATTGTATGCCACATCCCCGGCGTgctctgggtgtgtgtgtgtgtgtgtgtgtgtgtgtttcatttgtttgtgtgtagagagctacgATAAGATATGGTGTTATATTCGTGAAGTGGTGTGTGGGTacgcctccttctctctctacctcccttctcttctcactttATCTTGAATTCATATATTATCAATGACCACGATTTTTAGACTCTACGGAAAGATGCACGTAACTccatctctctcatttctcctttctcttcacctccttttccttttctctcctccctcttcctttaccccttcctctctctcctgcaaCAAACATTTAATGATGAACTCCTCAATGATGCGTTTCCTAGTCTCCACGGAAAAGGCTTGCAACTTTCTCAAtatgttcctttcctctcttccatcctttctcttcctttaccatctcctctctctcccttaacacTCGCGTCTTGAtcctgaacctctctctctctctctctctctctctctctctctctctctctctctctctctctgatcttcaACTTCTCTAAGTCACGATTTTTAAAGAGACGTGCAACTCCCTGCACGTAcaaattcttctctcctttcccctcctccatctccttctctcctcccttcagccCTTCAACACTCACTTGATCTTGAACATGTCCACGATCACATCCCTGAGGGTTTCCACCACGGCGTCGCAGAAGGCGGCGTGCAGCGGGTCCTCTGGCAACAGCCCCGCCTTTTTGGCCACGAAGCGAGCGATGGCCAAGGACTGCGgcagcatcttcccttccacctccagcaCCGGCAGCTTACCCCCGGGGATggctgggaggggagggagagagggagggacgggtaagGAC contains the following coding sequences:
- the LOC127004461 gene encoding probable ATP-dependent RNA helicase DDX31 isoform X2; this encodes MSGGGGTGLVLNLTRPGGNQSFFTTQRKRERDDAPIVTIKRPKVTHKAAPRLLKPSTPKTPPEKKSEGKEPAPAPAPAPAPEPPLNKEDAPTNEEKREIVTSLFMGNPAIPYIPKSNVTRLSEKVFSEEAFSSQDLAPHIVSNLEKIGLTSMTTVQQQAIPSILAGRDALVKSQTGSGKTLTYALPIIHSLMKQVPKVQRSDGVLALVVVPTRELALQSYQWFEKLHKSCVWVVPGYLIGGEKKKAEKARLRRGINILVGTPGRLIDHLHTTKSLTLAAVKFLVIDEADRLLDMGYERSITSIIETLQEHQPGIERKRQTIMLSATLSAGVEKLAGMSLHDPKVVDVSCSVGEGGGGDGTGEGAQLLTSEALATPANLSHHYLIVPAKLRLVTLAAFILSKCRFGDERKMIIFFATQDMVDYHTALFSKVLSRYGQEEESKTSLVKRAEKVLAGQEDDGEGSHDEEDVEDEEEEEKREEEAKKGDAILFQKLHGSMTQQDRSAVFKSFKEASAGVLMCTDVASRGLDMPKVRWIVQFNAACTAADYVHRVGRTARVNAPGSALAFLAPGEASYITMLERHKITMMEVNMNGVLRNLLLRPDPNSRRGVKTVEEAATGLQLKVEKLLIQDYGFHDLARKAYVSFIRAYASYPKEVREMFNFKALHLGHYAKSMGLRDAPGTLGAAAAFRAKREMKERRERKEKKRKIQVMNQRCGNLPRTAGMSEFDSGLDSLPKMKTKKKTKTKMGKTRLKR
- the LOC127004461 gene encoding probable ATP-dependent RNA helicase DDX31 isoform X1 yields the protein MSGGGGTGLVLNLTRPGGNQSFFTTQRKRERDDAPIVTIKRPKVTHKAAPRLLKPSTPKTPPEKKSEGKEPAPAPAPAPAPEPPLNKEDAPTNEEKREIVTSLFMGNPAIPYIPKSNVTRLSEKVFSEEAFSSQDLAPHIVSNLEKIGLTSMTTVQQQAIPSILAGRDALVKSQTGSGKTLTYALPIIHSLMKQVPKVQRSDGVLALVVVPTRELALQSYQWFEKLHKSCVWVVPGYLIGGEKKKAEKARLRRGINILVGTPGRLIDHLHTTKSLTLAAVKFLVIDEADRLLDMGYERSITSIIETLQEHQPGIERKRQTIMLSATLSAGVEKLAGMSLHDPKVVDVSCSVGEGGGGDGTGEGAQLLTSEALATPANLSHHYLIVPAKLRLVTLAAFILSKCRFGDERKMIIFFATQDMVDYHTALFSKVLSRYGQEEESKTSLVKRAEKVLAGQEDDGEGSHDEEDVEDEEEEEKREEEAKKGDAILFQKLHGSMTQQDRSAVFKSFKEASAGVLMCTDVASRGLDMPKVRWIVQFNAACTAADYVHRVGRTARVNAPGSALAFLAPGEASYITMLERHKITMMEVNMNGVLRNLLLRPDPNSRRQGVKTVEEAATGLQLKVEKLLIQDYGFHDLARKAYVSFIRAYASYPKEVREMFNFKALHLGHYAKSMGLRDAPGTLGAAAAFRAKREMKERRERKEKKRKIQVMNQRCGNLPRTAGMSEFDSGLDSLPKMKTKKKTKTKMGKTRLKR
- the LOC127004463 gene encoding hematopoietic prostaglandin D synthase-like, with protein sequence MTELKLIYFNAKGLAELSRWMLKYAKIPFTDERVEKADWPERKKAIPGGKLPVLEVEGKMLPQSLAIARFVAKKAGLLPEDPLHAAFCDAVVETLRDVIVDMFKIKNAEDKSEEEKKKILKEEYMPNTLFPLLERLDKRLGDKEWFIGDQISWADFAIARTMEGLFSHMPDLATKFPKIKAHTDKVQNLPGVKEWIATRPDTPS